A region of the Primulina eburnea isolate SZY01 chromosome 7, ASM2296580v1, whole genome shotgun sequence genome:
TTGACTACTTTTTATAACTTGTTTTGCAttgtttagttttattttcCATCCctgtaaatcaaatcaaacattaGCATCTCATTTCTACTCTTTTTCCTCCAAAACATATTTTAatcttattttcaaatttcacatTATGCAACATAATTTTAATTTGTAATTTAGCTTTTTCATCATACCAAGAATGTTATATTAGATTCTAACTTAACTCTCCAAGGTGCAAAAGTTTTAAAGAGACCCACTATTAAAATAACTGTGTTTATGATGTGATATTACTTATTCATTAAATTCTTCAATGTGATAACATTTACATTAATAATATCTATTTTAGGAAAACAACACCTGACATATATCCATTATACAATACAATATCTCGAAGCATACTTTTGAAAATAATGTTCAGATATGTGGATATGAAACCCAACCTTACCACAAGGAGATTTTGTAGTTTTGCAATAGTTCAAAAGGAAATAAGCACTAACTTCGCTTGAATAGCTGAGGCATGGACAAGAAGAAAATGTCATCTTTTACTGAGTAGATTTTCAGTTTTTTTCATTTGTCCAGTTTTCTGATACTTTTGAACTTCTATGCGCTTACCTCTCTCTGTATAACTTTTTAAAATCTTCTTAATTTGACTTGACGATGCATGAGTGTGATATATGCCATCTCATCTGTGTTCTTCCAAGAAAACAGCAATTTTCTTGTTTCTGTGGGAGAATCCGCAACAGTGCCCATCATCCCTTGCTTTGAATTTGACTATTGATTACCTTTTTTGAATAAGAGCTTgattcaaaatcttttaatttttctaaagcCAACTTTCCATTAAGTTGTCATGTGCCTGTGCCTGCATTTATGATTCCCTGCATTTTAGATTTATCGACGACCTTATGAACATTCCGCTCCCTTCCCTTGCAGCTTCAGTTATTTCAAGTTGAGGACATCACGCAGGATTACGATACTGGAAAAGATAACATTACAATGGTAAATTTCAAGGTGGATTTTGACCGTGTACACAGTTTGGAAGAAGCTATAAAGTCCAGTTGTAGCCGTGACATTGTGTTCTACAAGAACTGAAATTTGAATCATACATGGCATACTAACATTTATATGGTACAGACAAAAGCTAATGCTATTTGTATTGTATATTgagaaagtaatacttttattttattaaagaaGTTCAGAGTCCATATGACATAATATGATTGCTATTTGCAAATGATGTATCAAAATAGCACATTTATTTTCTCTGAACACGcaacaaaattatataattaataatatataaaatcctacaagttttaaaattttcctaTATATCAATACAGCCAAAACATACTGTATAAATCACCAGCATTTATATTCTCGAATCTTCTTCTCTCACTGTTTTTTTATTCTATCACGACTATTACAATATTCCAGTCGTGAAAATAACTAATCATTCAAATGCATGATCGATATCCATCCGCAAGAAGGAAAAAGATCATCAGAAGTGATAGAAACGAGGTCTTTTATTCCCCGGCAGAATCTGATTCGAACCCGCCAACAAAGTGGACTTCTCAACCACCATTTTCAGCACTTGTCTTAATTTTCGCAAGCCTAAATCCCTTTCACTTCCGACATTTGATGAAACCAATTCCACCCACAAAATACTTTTGGTTCTACCTCCAATAGTGCACATTTCTGCTCGCATTACCTTCGCTTTGACCGAGTTCAGGGCCTGGATCAAGTCAAGTATCATCTCGGGCCTGTCTTCGCAGCATAATGTTGCCTTTATCAAGCCCGAGGCATCCTCGCAGGAACATACTTTGAGCTCGTCTGTTTCAGTGGGGAACATGGCGAAATCTAAGGTTGTTTTGTGTTTGGACTTAATGTCGTCGTTTGTGCGATCCATGGCCGTTAATTCTGCGGTTGCTTGTCTCAACTCCTTCACGCGACGGACTGCTTCTCCAAGCAAAGAAGCCTTGTCTGTCTATAATAAAAAGATTAAAGATGCATAGATACAATGCAGgcttaattttatttcatgaacTGATAATTCATATCACCTTGTGAACATTTGGAAGAATGGCTTTGAGGGTGGCGATGTGGCCATTGATCcgctttcttcttcttctttcagCTTCCTTGTGGCTATTGCTTGCTGCAACTGCTTTCGCCTCGGCCATGGATTTTGGGCTAAGATTTTCATTCAGGTGATTGCCTTCTGTTAATGGTGTCGAAATACTCAATGGTCTTTGAAGAATGTCGTAGGAATCCGAACAGTTTCCCAGTTCATAAACACTTGGACTAACAGAAAACATCCCTACCCTTGCAGGTTCAAGAAAATAGAATAAAACACGTACATTCACACACACTAACAAGAAACTAGCACCAATCACAAAGAGGAAGAGATCATCGAGGGACTTGTGTGTGTGCAAATTGCAATATATGCGAATCTTGGGTTTTAAGAATATTTATATGGGCATTTAATGGATCAATAACTTCAAGGAATATGAAATACGTGGGTGAAGTTAAGGAGGATCGATTTGCTGATATGTTTGCATTATTTCTTAATTCTGAGCTTCTTGGGATTGTCTGTGACCAGCAAAATCAATTCACAGACAAGGAATCACTCAGATAAAGTCTTTCCTTTTATTTAACCATTTGCATACTGGGCTGCATGCCCTTTTATAGTACTGGCATGTATCCCTTGTTTATTTTCTAATACTGGTAGGACcttttttaataaagttaatgtatacatacacacacacacacacatataccaACTGTCATCTTGCATGTAAGGGAAGAAATTCTACGAATCTTGGTGTACATAAGCAGGACTGTTGGTTATTGTTGATGATATGGGTTTTTAGAATATGTTATAAAACATATTTATCTAAAGTTCTGATTAACTGCTAACTAGAATCATACGTACCATTTTGATTTCACCCTTCTATTTCATAGAGTCGATTACCTTGTTAAATTTTTAGAAAACCTTATCTTTTAAACTGAACAAGAAGCAATTAAATCAAAGGATAAAGAACAGAATCTATGTCTGTTTGACAAGAAAGAAGGAAAGCTTTTGGCAGTTGAATTTTAGTGGAGAAATTCAAAAGCGCAATCATTTTCCGGCTGGTGGACAAGACACCGTAATTTGTTTTAATAACAAGCACGGTTTGTTTTTCGGTTGTTTCTTCAGGATACAGGGTAGattgaatcagataaacaataGTTACATGCAATTAGATGCTCGATTCGACGGCCGTCGCTTGGTTAACCCCTACGTGCCAATGGTCACAATCCTGTGTGTAGGCGCGTTAAAGGAGCATGCAATCCTGAAAAATTAACTTCGCAGCGACTGTCTCACCTCATTTGGTTCAACACAAAACGGACCCCTGGCCGGCCTCATTCGAAAGTAACACATAACATACATAATCATTATTGTAAAAGTGCATTACTCTGCCTTGAAATTTGCATGCAGAAACAAGCCAAGGTCCCATGCCAAGAGTTGTGGCAAGGCCGTCGAAGTGATTCTCAACATAAAATCGGGCACAAAAATCTGACATATTCACGAAGTTTGGACTTTGGAGATGAACGATCACACCTCATACTGTTAATTAAATCCCATAaactaaaatattaatatatgaaaATTAGCACCTTTCGAATTCTATTACTTATAGCAAATACAGTTAGACTCGATCGTCCCTATCTAATGACAGATCATGGGTCGGTCCGCCTCGCTAGCTAAAACGGTACTAACCATAAAATATCAAGACTCCTGCGTCAAACTTTAGCTGCTAATTAAGTGAAATCTCAATCTCAAATGGTTAAATTACACGAAATTCAAAAAAGAAAGAAGGTTATTTAGATGAGTATACACTGGCGTTCCATCTTCTTTTGTTTGACCGAAAAATTCGAGTGTGTCGCATCCATCCGCCGGAAAATGATTGCGCCTTTTGAATTTCTCCACTAAAATTCTACTGCCAAAAGCTTCAACTCCTTGTATTCAAACACACACAGATTCCTTTCTCTCACCTTTATTGTCCCCTAGGTCCTTCAGTTTGGGTTCCACTCTCCAGTATTCGTCAGGctcttttaaataaattaaaattaaaattgtaTATGATTATAGTGTTTACACTGTCAGCCATGACTACGTGGAACATGATCGAGCTTTCATTTTTTGTGTTTTCCAtgcaatattttatatttacacgttttttcattttttgttagGTTAGCATTCGGTTCATGACATGCTCTTGATCAACTAATGTGCGCTTACTTTTCttcgatttcagtcatttcttaTGTGACGTCGTAAAATGATGACATAATATCGAAAATTGTTAACATGTATCTGAATATTGTTGACGTAACACTTCGATGAAAGAAACCTAAAtttgaaaacaaaatcaaatttgaTGACTAAGTTGATGACAAACCTGGTGCATCTGAGTGATTCCTCGTCTGCGAATTGATCATTTGGTTGACTTGTCGCCCACAATCCCAAGAAGCTCCGAACGAATATAGTTTTCATGGAACATATCTGATATTTTAATACCGAAAACATACGTAGGAATTAATTAATGTTCTTTAATTTCGTCTCATATTCCTTAGAGTTGTTGATAAATACCCATATATTTTCTCGTTGGTTGATAAAAAAGAAACATATTTCTCCTCTTTATATACATATAATTGAATTTATGGTTATTATGTTTGATCTTACTATCTTAACATTATATAAGTATTTTTGATATGACGTTGACCTATTGAATGCAAAATTTTATGTCAACGTCACATGATTTGTCAAAAATGATTTACTTGATTATTATTATCCACAGTTAGTGTGTTACACTGGAGTTTTATTCTATGTATACCAAATAATACCGATTTAATTGtcttaaaaaaacaataataaaaaattttgacGATTCTCAACTTATTAGTTTAAAAAACTAATGCCTTTTTCCAGACCACAAATTTACATGAATTACCttaattaaacaacaaaaaAGCAACGGGCTAGCTTAGCTCGGATTTGGGGAACCCTAGCCATGGACTCCACCACGATCCATTCCTCCGCTTCAAAACTTCCCATCAAACGCAAAACCCCACTCGACCCTAATCCAACGCTACTCCACCCCAATGAAAGCAGGGTGCCGCCGTACAAATTCCACCGCATTTGGACCGAACCGGATGAGATCCGGTTCTTGCAGGGCCTCGTAGACTGCTCCTCCCACAACTTAGCCTTTCCCAGAGACCTTGAGATCTTTTACTCCCGCTTCTCCAACACCATGTCGCAGCCTTACACCAAGTCCCAGCTTTCCGAGAAGCTCCGCCGGCTACGGAAGAAGTTTCGGGTCATCTCCACCAGGCTGTCTAAAGGTCTCCACCAATCGCAGTTGTCTCCCCACGATCGGTCTCTTTACGACTTGTCCAAGCAGTTATGGCATCCGGATTTTGCCTCCATTTCACCCTTCAACGGATCGAGGGATTTGGGCTTCAATGATAGTGGCAGTAATAAGAATGACGACGGGATGGTTAAAAAATCCAATCTTGTTGGCGTTAAAGTCGACTTTTCACCTAATTTGCCCGTCATTTCTCCCAGTGTCAAGGATCAAGAGTTTGATTATAATCTGGAATTGGAGAGTTACGATGATGAAAATGTGGATAAAGACAAACGTGGGGATGCTTTTCTTGGTAGTGAGAATGGCGAGGAGGTTAAATTAAGCGAGGTGAATGTGAAGTTTGAAGGGGAAGATGGGGTAATGGACAATAATGAGATGCACTGGCGCAACGTCGAGCTGGGGCATGTGAACTTTGGCCGTGAGGATACATTAGGTGAAGTGGTGGTGAAGGTGGTGCTGAATGTGTTTGATGAGTGTTGCAATGACTTGAGGACGATGTTCCTTGCTGGTGGGAGTGACGAAGTGCGGAATACGAGTTATCAGAGTTTACAATCACGCTGGCAGAAGCAAAGGATTTCTGAATTGGATGTGTTGGGACGCCGATTGAGGTTGGTTCTTGAGCATTCTCTTCAAAAGCAATAAATAAAAGTTTTTAAGTTTTGTAGGTGGTTAGCTAGTAGAGTAGATAGTTTGCAGTGTTACTTGGACAAATGTACAATTGAGAACGAAATATAAAGAATTTTTTGGTCTCAcgtctatatttttttttctagttTCTCTTTTATGTCGAGTGTCCTGGAttaaagttatatattattgaaTATTTCCTTTCTTCGTTGCGTGTTTGATCTTTTGGCCTTATGGGAGTGCATGGGAAGTGCAGTTTGAATATAATTTTGGTTTTGAGGATACATTTTATGTGGTCAACCTGTCTGTCACATGCATGTGTTGCTGGAGATATATAATGGTTTCCAGATCGACTACCAGAAGGCGGGCTTGGTCAATTGAAATGTGGTAGCAAACAAGTTTTGATGAAAACCCGAAAAACAGTTTATAGAATATGGCTGCAGCGTTATGTTACATTTAGCAGTAGTAGAGAGCCTATAAAGAAACGAGAAAACGAAAATTTGAAGATCTCCTGTTatcatatttattttgaaaatgtaTTAAATGTACCAAAACTTTAAGAGTACATGGTGCCCGCTCAACGAATATGTTTAGAGGCGAAATATGCCAATGATGCAATATTATATTTTCGATTCAACTAAACTCCATCGCACCCCCGTAATACGAAGTACGAATTACAAATGACAAAGCATTAACATGGTAACCTCAGACGATAGAATCCTATCATTTCtctaaaaagcaaaaaaaaattaaaaaagaaaagggaaataaagaagaagaaaatggcTGCAAATAAGCCGACTAAATACCTGCCCCTACAAGTCGTTACCATTAGCCTGAGAAAGAGACGTCATCTAAGGTAAAAGTAGACAGATATCTCTTGTCCAGTATGAAACAAATGAGGGTAAAGGCGAACAACTAGACCCAAAAAGGAAGTTCATCGTTGACAAAAATCACATGAAGAGTAAGAAATTGCAACTCCTACCGCTGTGATATCCTTTGTGGTTCATGTTTGGATATAGCAGGTTCTAGGCTTCCCGGAGCTCAACAAGATTACAAGTAACATTTTCCCAGTATAAATACCACTTGAGAACCAAAATGCTCGATGATCTCCATGGTAAATCCTCCGCATATCCTTCTCATTTTGGTATATGGGTGGTACCAAAACCAAATTCTCGATTTTAACGGATCTTATCGGTACCATTTACCAACAAAAAGAATTATCTTGCTCGGAAGTCAAACAACTACATGGTTCTCAGGTTGCAACATATACATGAAGATGCCACCAGCTACTGAAACATTCAAAGACTCGAATTCTCCAGCCATAGGAATGCTCACAAGCTCACACGAACTCTTACTGGTTTCAGAAAGGCCAGTTCCTTCACTGCCTAACACCAGGCAAAGAGGTAATTCTGCTAAAGAATCTGCCAACTCTTTGGAAAGTTTATGCACTGGATTCAGTTTATCACCGATTGAAGGATGGCCAGCCAACATTTTCATTTGAAATTCTTTTCTTAGAGTTTCTATGTGTGTCCAGTTACCAGTAATAATTTGGATATGAAAGCAGGCTCCTCGACTGGCTCGAAGTGCTTTCTCGTTGAATGGATCACAACAACCAGGAAGCAGCAACACACCACCCTGTTTAAATTATGAATTTGTAAGGAGGTCAAGGTGGCAAAGAGTGTGAaatgaaaatgaagaaaatattTAACCCCGCAAATGTGATATAACATTGGAAATGAAATCAACCAAGGATGAAGTTTTAAATGttatcatataaataattttaaaccaATAAAACTTCTAATCGaaaaggaaaatgaaatctAGCTCAAGCCTTCACAGATGGCTAAAAAATGCTATCAATCGCCACAAAGAAGTAAATGAAAAGAGGCTACTCAAACATTATCTGTAACTCCACTTAGTTCTTCAAAACGGGGGTCTGGTGAGAATAAAAAACCAAAAATTTCAAACTAGAAGCATGAAAAACTATTGCAGATTTACATGGAAATTAATTTCTCACCCATCTAAAAGCTGTAGCAGATCTAAGTAGTGTACCAAGGTTGCCAGGGTCCTGAAATAAACAGTCATATATGTTCAGAGACGCTGCTCAAAAACAGAAATGCAGTCAAATTCTCCCCAGTATTCTTTGCATAGATACTTTATTCAAAACTAATTGAATGTCAAGGTTAGACTTTGCCAAAGTTTAAGCAAGAATAGAATAAAAAATGTGGATTTCCAAAATGTTGCTGCATAAAATAGCATTCGATGTCAAGTTCGTTTTATCTTCAAAAACACTAACATAAAATCAATGAGCTAAACATTTCTGACATGATGCAACAAGCAACCTGATATTCTACTAAAGTAACCCTATTTATGACATCAGCATCCATCTGAAATATAGTAGATAGAACTATTCTAATCTTCATGAGGTATTATCTCTTATTGCATGAGAACCTTCAAAGAATTTTCCTAGCAGAAACCTCTTGCTTAGCCTTTTAAGAGGTGATGTACAATCTGGTATTGGCACAAATAAGCAACGATGGAAGTAAATATCATCAAGAGTTCATTCAAGTCAAAAACACATGCCTATAAATTATAATCAACAAGTTTAGGGGatcaaatcaagaaaaaattagATGATATGTTTTTgcccaaaattttcaaattcaagaACAGTAACTTAACAGTGCCAGTTAGTTTGGGACTAAGTTTTGTGTTGTGATTTGATGACATTACTCAGATATCATTTACCTGAGTCTTAAATCATGGGGAAGTAGCTGAGGCATATAAACCAACAATTATGAATAAGGAAGATACAAGGGTACCTGTATTCCATCAAGAACCAGTATTCTATGTGGAAAAGAAAACCATTTCCGGCAATCTTCTTCATGTAGGTTGTTGCTGGCAACATGAAATGTTGTAGGAAATTTCACCAAGGCAATGAAATCAACAGAATCAGTCGACTGAACACCGGAAAGTTTACTCATAACCACCGAGTTGACTCGGATTATATGAACAGAAGGATCATCAATTTCTTCAGGAATATGAGAGTTATCAAGTACCAGCAAGCACTCTATTATAGGCCTATCCTGCAACATTTTATAAAAGCCGTAAATTTCCCTGCGAGAAGGAAACTTCACATTATGTTTTGGCAGTCAATaaccaaatcaactcataattaCACATGatcaaaattataaaattttgaagaaaTCCAACATAAGAtgcattatatattatatagacAAGAAGACTAAAGAAGTAAACAAATCTTGGACAAGATATGGAAATGAGCCATCAGGCAGCTATGAACACAATCCTATCAAACAATGGGCAAATCCTGATTGAAATCCTAATCACGTTCAAAATATATCGTGGTAATAAAGTTCAAGTTAAGATTCAAATATCATATGCTTCCAGTTTTGATAAAAGTACGAAAAAATCCGATAATAGTAATGTTGACATGCATGGGCGGATTGGCCAAAACTAAGACACAAGAAGTGTCTTTAACGCCAAAATTGTGGAACATGTCGTTATAGCAAGTAAAATAAATGATAGGGGGTAGGACGGTCAAACACAAACCCTGAAAATAATGGTTTCACTTGCGGACAATGGTATGAATGTAAACATCAGTGAATTAGTTTATGATGTAATATAGTGTCACGGTGAGATGTCTTTCTATGATGATAGGGAACTCCACTTTATTCTGGTTGATACATATTTCATTCACATGTTCCGACCTTCACTTCACGCTCATTCAATGTCCAATAGGTAATGTTTCTAAACATCAATTGACCATATCACTATGGCGCCTTCTTTCAAGGTTTCAAACTAATTATTAGTAATTAATCTAAATTATCACTGAACATATCTAAAATCAATATTGCCAAAGACAGCGGTCATTAATTATATGAATCTCTCTCATACAAAATTTACGGCTGAAAAGATCGTTCAAATCTGTATATTATTTTGCTGTTCCATTGAGATAACAACAGATAGACTCAATTAATGCAAAATAGGTGGACCCTTACAAACCCAACTCATTTTAGAATTCTCAATTGATGCAAAATAGCATGTGGACCATTACAAACCCGACTCATTTTAGAATTCTTTGGGTTAGTGCTGTGCCTTTAAATAAAAAAGAGCGTGACTGCGGCTCCAAGAGAAACCACCACAAAAGGCTACTTCGAAACTTCTCTATACATCTATTGATGTAAAAAGGTCTGCAACAAAAACTTAAGTCAGTAGTTCCTCACTCGCTTTGATCAAGTTTTCAGATATAACGTTTGATCCACCACTACAACCATAAATCTCCATCCCCACTGATATATTCATAAAACCAAAAGGTAGCAAAATAAGAACCACGGTCAAAACTATGTGTATTTTAGTTGCATAACATCATCAGAAAGTGAATACATGTCATTTCCAATTTCGCGCAAAAACAAAGAAAAGAGAAGGCTCTCAAACACCGACTCAGAATTTTAAACCTTTCAACAAACACGTAGGCATCTTTATTCCAATACAAGATGGGGATCATTTTGTTACATTAATCAACCAAAAAGCAGATTCTTATATTCATTCATGATAAGCAAGTGCACCATTTTCTCACAAAAAAGTTATAAAGTAAAGCCCAAATAGAAACTAGGAAGGCAGGAAGAGAATAAACACCTTACTAGAATAGCACCAACAACAAGAACTGAGCCGTGCAAGTGGCGATAGGAAGAACTGAGTCGAAGCTTGACGCAGTGTTTCACAAAAGAGTTCGATGTGCTCGTTATATTTTTCACTTCTGGAGGAAAAGATGGCATCTTTTCGGATGCATTTTCACCGTAAAAGCTGTGATTGGCTTTTGGGCCACGATGAATTTTCTGGGTTCTATTCCAGGGACAAAAAGATGAAGACTTGGTTTGAAAATCAGGAAAATTCATCAGTGAATAAGGGGTTGCCGACATCAAGAATTTGTTTGGGCATTGCATAGTTGAACAATCTAATTATCCTCCGTCCGTCAAATGACCGTGAGTGTAAAAAGTTTACGTCCTCTCGCGATTTTCATTCATCCGTGCTAGTTATCTGCTCCAGTCTGTGCGTGcggtatatttattttatttttatgaaaattatgttaatttaattttaagatTTATCCTTAATAAAATTTGATTTACTccttaaaaaaattgatttacaAAGAAAATAATAAGGAGTATATAATATAAGAttttaatatgaaaaataaagttaaattgaaataaataattttaatttctacTATATCATTAATTTCTAAAGTaagtctcacaaatctttatatgtgagacatgtcaatcgtatcgatattcacaataaaaaataatattttttcataaaaagtaatatttttacatgaatgatccaaataaaatatatgtctcataaaatacgactcgtgagatcgttttacacaaatttttacttaatttttaaGACATCATTTGTTACAATTGTAATATATACAAACATCACACGAtagtataaattatatattcttCGAAGGATATTGAATTTAGAAATAAAgtgtttttcataaaatattataagatATTTCATATAAAAATAGTTCATCGTTTTACCTACCAAGACCTCCACTGGACTACTTTGTTACAGAGGAAAAATCTAATCTCCTCCCTCCGTTGCTTCCGTTTCCTTGTCTCGTTTCCCATTTAAATTTTTCACGCAAAACAGGGGCCGGAAGATCGACTGAGAGCAGAAGTGGGAATGGCTAGTGGTGCATATGGCGATGCGAACCAGAAAATTGATTACGTTTTCAAGGTGGTGCTGATCGGTGATTCCGCGGTGGGCAAGTCTCAAATACTGTCGCGTTTTGCTCGAAATGAGTTCAGTTTGGATTCGAAGGCTACAATCGGCGTCGAATTTCAGACGCGAACTCTCGTCATCCAGCATAAGTCTGTTAAAGCTCAGATCTGGGACACAGCTGGCCAGGAAAGGTAAAACTTTATATGTCTACCGAATGCTCGTGTGTGTCGAATGAAAATTATTTCTCGTACAGTTGATTACTTGCATGTGTGTTACACATGATGTAACTGATCTTGGCtgggtcttttttttttttttactcttGATATAACCCTTTTAATCCTTTTActttccaaaataaaataatatttgactTTCATTTTATGTGTTGTTTCCTACTTTTTGATGTGtagatttttttaatcaaactaTCATTCAAAGGGTAGCTATATTATGATAACACTTCATTCAATTTGTACTCGAATCAgacttaaagattttgattgcagCTGAAGTCTACAAGGTTATCTATGATTATATCAAACAATCCATTTCGCTGAAAGATGCTTGCAATTTGAGCTATGAATCCATTTGGATTCTATCTTAAGATTATATGTATAGATTTAATTCTGGATGTTTTCTATTCCGGCAAATGAAACCAAGTTAGGGATGATTCTTGTCCAGTTATGATTGCCATTTGTTGCATTCCTCCTTGTGAACATGTCTGCAAATTATATGATTCATGCTTGTACCCATTGGGTAGGTTGTGACGTTTTGCAACCTTTTGACATCACCCACTGACATAATCATTTCATCATCTTCCTTTGTATTGTGAATTTCATGGCAAATACCAAAAGCACGCAGACTTCGAGATCAAATAGTTGAGTAATCTTTTGTAGTGCCACTATGAGTATAAGAGCTTCTTTGATGTTGACTTTGACATAACTAAATTGCTTATTGGATTATTATCTTGGAGTTTGCAACAATACCGTAATGCAGAATATATGCACCCAATAAATGGTTTATTAATTCTATATATCATTTTTGGcctttttttccaaaaaaaattggGTTGCGTTCAGTTAATGCAAATAAGTAAATAAAACCCCGATGCCAAAGCTTGAAAGTTTTCTTTTGTAAAGAATCTATTTCTCCGGCGCCAAAGCTCTAGGTTTCCCTCGTGTTGCATTCTATTTCAAGTGGTGTTACCCAAACTGAGGGATGTAAATGATCCAAACCAAGTcgaacagtatcaggcttgagcttggctcgtttaagattaattcaagctcaagctcgagctcgagcttgattcgagctttcGACAAgttaatcaaaccaagctcaagcctaagcGTATTCGGTTCGTGAGTTCGCAAATATGTTCGttaataggctcgcgagctcgaaCCCGGCTCGTTTAGGTGACTCGTCAGCTCGAGCTtgactcatttgttgagttgacaaataaaaatattagtactaataaaagttaaacttttatgtctaatataaaattagttcatagatatatttaattttaacaaggTCGAATCAAGCTCGAATTCGAGCTCAATTGTATATTTTACGAGCTtgaaaacgagccgagctcaatcaggcttgttaaatatgataaacgagctattaataaaccaagctcgagtccggcttgattaacatgataaacgagcttttaacgagtcgaactcgagcttttcacaagtttagtaatttcaagacaagtcgaatt
Encoded here:
- the LOC140836490 gene encoding probable transcription factor At5g28040 is translated as MDSTTIHSSASKLPIKRKTPLDPNPTLLHPNESRVPPYKFHRIWTEPDEIRFLQGLVDCSSHNLAFPRDLEIFYSRFSNTMSQPYTKSQLSEKLRRLRKKFRVISTRLSKGLHQSQLSPHDRSLYDLSKQLWHPDFASISPFNGSRDLGFNDSGSNKNDDGMVKKSNLVGVKVDFSPNLPVISPSVKDQEFDYNLELESYDDENVDKDKRGDAFLGSENGEEVKLSEVNVKFEGEDGVMDNNEMHWRNVELGHVNFGREDTLGEVVVKVVLNVFDECCNDLRTMFLAGGSDEVRNTSYQSLQSRWQKQRISELDVLGRRLRLVLEHSLQKQ
- the LOC140836487 gene encoding transcription factor bHLH30, which produces MFSVSPSVYELGNCSDSYDILQRPLSISTPLTEGNHLNENLSPKSMAEAKAVAASNSHKEAERRRRKRINGHIATLKAILPNVHKTDKASLLGEAVRRVKELRQATAELTAMDRTNDDIKSKHKTTLDFAMFPTETDELKVCSCEDASGLIKATLCCEDRPEMILDLIQALNSVKAKVMRAEMCTIGGRTKSILWVELVSSNVGSERDLGLRKLRQVLKMVVEKSTLLAGSNQILPGNKRPRFYHF
- the LOC140836489 gene encoding uncharacterized protein isoform X1; translation: MQCPNKFLMSATPYSLMNFPDFQTKSSSFCPWNRTQKIHRGPKANHSFYGENASEKMPSFPPEVKNITSTSNSFVKHCVKLRLSSSYRHLHGSVLVVGAILVREIYGFYKMLQDRPIIECLLVLDNSHIPEEIDDPSVHIIRVNSVVMSKLSGVQSTDSVDFIALVKFPTTFHVASNNLHEEDCRKWFSFPHRILVLDGIQDPGNLGTLLRSATAFRWGGVLLLPGCCDPFNEKALRASRGACFHIQIITGNWTHIETLRKEFQMKMLAGHPSIGDKLNPVHKLSKELADSLAELPLCLVLGSEGTGLSETSKSSCELVSIPMAGEFESLNVSVAGGIFMYMLQPENHVVV
- the LOC140836489 gene encoding uncharacterized protein isoform X3; the encoded protein is MQCPNKFLMSATPYSLMNFPDFQTKSSSFCPWNRTQKIHRGPKANHSFYGENASEKMPSFPPEVKNITSTSNSFVKHCVKLRLSSSYRHLHGSVLVVGAILDRPIIECLLVLDNSHIPEEIDDPSVHIIRVNSVVMSKLSGVQSTDSVDFIALVKFPTTFHVASNNLHEEDCRKWFSFPHRILVLDGIQDPGNLGTLLRSATAFRWGGVLLLPGCCDPFNEKALRASRGACFHIQIITGNWTHIETLRKEFQMKMLAGHPSIGDKLNPVHKLSKELADSLAELPLCLVLGSEGTGLSETSKSSCELVSIPMAGEFESLNVSVAGGIFMYMLQPENHVVV
- the LOC140836489 gene encoding uncharacterized protein isoform X2 is translated as MQCPNKFLMSATPYSLMNFPDFQTKSSSFCPWNRTQKIHRGPKANHSFYGENASEKMPSFPPEVKNITSTSNSFVKHCVKLRLSSSYRHLHGSVLVVGAILVRPIIECLLVLDNSHIPEEIDDPSVHIIRVNSVVMSKLSGVQSTDSVDFIALVKFPTTFHVASNNLHEEDCRKWFSFPHRILVLDGIQDPGNLGTLLRSATAFRWGGVLLLPGCCDPFNEKALRASRGACFHIQIITGNWTHIETLRKEFQMKMLAGHPSIGDKLNPVHKLSKELADSLAELPLCLVLGSEGTGLSETSKSSCELVSIPMAGEFESLNVSVAGGIFMYMLQPENHVVV